The genomic DNA GTAACTTCGTAGGGCGTATGGGTCACCCAGAGAGTGAAGTTTATTTAGCAAGCCCTGCAGTTGCTGCTGCTACTGCTATTAAAGGGACTATTACCGACCCGAAAGAAATAAAGCCGTTTGAGGAGGTAATGAAATAATGAAGTTAACAGGAAAAACGTGGAAGTTTGGACATGACATTGACACGGATTTAATTATCCCTGCTCGTTATTTAAATACCTCTGACCCAAAAGAATTGGCTAAACACTGCATGGAAGATGCAGACCCAACATTTGCTGGTAAAGTATCACCAGGTGAAATAATGATAGGTGGCAAAAACTTTGGCTGTGGAAGCTCCCGTGAGCATGCGCCAATCGCTATTAAAGAAGCAGGCATTACGGTTGTTATTGCTGAGTCATTTGCTCGCATTTTCTATCGTAACGCAATCAACATAGGTTTGCCAATCCTTGAGTCACCTGAAGCGGCTAAAGAAATTCAGGAGCGCGATGAGGTTGAGGTAGATTTAGACAAAGGTATTATTTATAACAAAACTCAGGATAAGACATACGAAGTTCCACCATTTCCGCCATTCATTCAAGAGATTATTAATGCAGGTGGCCTTGTGAACTACGTGAAAAAGAAGGTGAATGCCAATGGCTAAAAAAATAGCAGTTTTACCTGGTGATGGCATTGGTCCTGATATTATTGCAGAAGCTGTTAAGGTTTTAAATAAAGTTGAGCAGATTTTTGGTACTAGCTATCAATTTCAAGAATACCCTGTAGGCGGAACAGCCATTGATCAAACAGGTGAGCCGCTACCTGCTTCAACACTGCAAGCCTGCCTTGAAAGTGATGCTGTACTTTTAGGAGCTGTTGGTGGACCAAAGTGGGATAACCTACCTGGAAACAAGCGACCTGAAGCTGCTCTTTTAGGCTTACGTAAAGAGCTAGGCCTATATGCGAACCTGCGTCCAGCAGTAGTATACCCAAGCTTAGTAGGGGCATCGACTTTAAAGGAAGAAGTAGTATCTGGCGTAGACTTATTAGTTGTACGTGAGTTAACTGGAGGCATATACTTCGGAGAGCATAAGCGTACGACTACGGAATCTGGCGAAGAGAAGGCAATTGATGTATTAGAATATACACGTTCAGAGATTGAGCGTATTGTACGACTTGCTTTTGAACTAGCTATGAAGCGTCGTAAAAAAGTAACGTCTGTAGATAAAGCTAATATTATCGAGACTTCAAGACTTTGGAGAGAAGTTGTTGCAGAAGTGCAAAAGGACTTCCCAGAGGTTGAAGTAGATCAACAATATGTAGACAACTGTGCGATGCAG from Desulfuribacillus alkaliarsenatis includes the following:
- the leuD gene encoding 3-isopropylmalate dehydratase small subunit codes for the protein MKLTGKTWKFGHDIDTDLIIPARYLNTSDPKELAKHCMEDADPTFAGKVSPGEIMIGGKNFGCGSSREHAPIAIKEAGITVVIAESFARIFYRNAINIGLPILESPEAAKEIQERDEVEVDLDKGIIYNKTQDKTYEVPPFPPFIQEIINAGGLVNYVKKKVNANG
- the leuB gene encoding 3-isopropylmalate dehydrogenase, which produces MAKKIAVLPGDGIGPDIIAEAVKVLNKVEQIFGTSYQFQEYPVGGTAIDQTGEPLPASTLQACLESDAVLLGAVGGPKWDNLPGNKRPEAALLGLRKELGLYANLRPAVVYPSLVGASTLKEEVVSGVDLLVVRELTGGIYFGEHKRTTTESGEEKAIDVLEYTRSEIERIVRLAFELAMKRRKKVTSVDKANIIETSRLWREVVAEVQKDFPEVEVDQQYVDNCAMQLVRNPKQFDVIVTENMFGDILSDEAAMLTGSIGMLASASIGTGNNAMYEPIHGSAPDIAGKNIANPIATILSAAMMLRFSLNQIKEADAIEAAVTSVLEKGLRTGDLASPGQATLSTTEMGAAVIAELESMFA